A portion of the Flavobacterium magnum genome contains these proteins:
- a CDS encoding ABC transporter ATPase, producing the protein MYVPFENLPDESRIWIYQSNRKFTDEEVAAMQASLKDFIENWSAHGHGLEASYEIRYNRFIVIAVNQEQQGATGCSIDASVQFIQSLEQQYAVDLLDKMNVTFRLGQHFAHKSLVDFKKMAKDKAVSGNTIVFNNLVNNIAEYKDSWEVPADESWHSRFF; encoded by the coding sequence ATGTACGTTCCTTTTGAAAATTTACCTGATGAATCAAGGATCTGGATTTACCAGTCCAATAGAAAATTCACCGACGAAGAAGTGGCAGCAATGCAGGCTTCACTCAAAGACTTCATAGAAAACTGGAGCGCGCACGGTCACGGCCTAGAAGCCTCATATGAAATCAGGTATAATCGGTTTATCGTCATCGCGGTAAATCAGGAGCAGCAGGGCGCAACAGGATGCTCCATCGATGCGTCGGTTCAATTTATACAGTCGCTTGAGCAACAATATGCTGTGGATTTGCTGGATAAGATGAATGTAACCTTCAGGCTCGGACAGCATTTTGCGCACAAATCATTGGTAGATTTTAAGAAAATGGCGAAAGACAAGGCCGTTTCCGGAAATACGATCGTCTTTAACAACCTCGTTAATAATATTGCAGAATATAAGGATTCGTGGGAAGTTCCCGCTGACGAAAGCTGGCACAGCCGCTTTTTCTAA